The following nucleotide sequence is from Salvia miltiorrhiza cultivar Shanhuang (shh) chromosome 7, IMPLAD_Smil_shh, whole genome shotgun sequence.
TCGAATGGTTTCAAAATCAACGAATGtgacaaatgtgtctacatcaagAACACCAATAACGGGTACGTTATGGTATGTCTCTATGTAGACGACATGTTGATTATGGGAAGCAGCAATCGTATCATTGTTGATACAAAGAACATGTTAAAAAggaattttgacatgaaagacatggggttagctgacgtgatccttggaatgaaaattctcaggaccaccgatggaataactttgacacaatctcattacattgagaaagtgctcaaaaggtttaatgcGTTTGGCAAATCGCCTGTAAAAACCCCATTAGAACTCAACGTTCACATGAAGAAGAACATGGGTGAACCTGTTGCACAGGAAGAATATGCAAGAATCATTGGGTGCCTTATGTAtattacaaattgcactcgacctgatcttgcatgcccagtgaacaaattgagtcgctatacaagcaatccaagtaaagaacattggaaagcacttgagagagttttgagatacttaaagtatactctaaactttggaatacactacacgagatacccccggtacttgaagggtactgtgatgctaactggatatccgacgcgaaagactcgttatcaacgagtggttacgtgttcactatagggggaggagcaatctcgtggaggtctacaaaacagacatgtattgctagatccaccatggaatcagaattcatcgctttagacaaagcaggtgaagaagccgaatggctacgaaactttttggaagatattccatgttggtcaaaacCCGTGCCGCCCGTCATGATAAACTGCGACAACCAAGCAGCTATTGGGAGGGCGAAAAGTGGGTTGTACAATGGTAAGTCTCGACACTTACGTCGACGACATAATACCGTAAGACATTTGATcgaaagtggagttatctcaattgactacataaagtcaatagataatttggccgatccgctcactaaagctttgaatcgagatcaaatgtataaattgctagagggaatgggtgtaaaatccacaaaataaggatgattatagtggtaacccaaccatgatgactggagatcccaagaacgtggttcaatgggaaaactaagctataagattccaagtagaacactcatctacttgcattccctagagagcaactgagtgttgaaacctgcttagtggtaaggttaagtcattgacttttaatgattcctaaacacctcggggaggttgagtatagcaggatactcggaaaagaatcacctatataagtgagatGTGGGGGCCGCATCGACCTAACACTTACGAATCCAAAGAGCTGTCCAAGGCCCGCAAAGGAcaaaaacgtgagaacgaaatgaggttgaggcgttagtgtgttaatactgttgtctcggtatacacgaaggagaaatggttcaaagacatcaagttctaccaattcaccagtatatccgatagtattaactaaggatggttcaaggccgcaaaccacctattctaatgcactaaggtctcttgagaacagagcttgtgtctgcatttgcatttggctatttccactcatgtgggggattgttggaaattggttgtgagtaaccaatgtttaataatttttcgagtaccgaaaacatttaatttagcagaattaaatgggacaggatcgatctacgttccgagtagatgatcgtagtatatttatttactcaaaaccgatttccggtgagtgagaaataattgtttaaagttgggtacttgaaacatggagttgtgggaaaagataagcattaaataagatttaatacttatcccacattggaatgtggatcacatttattacagtataaaagctattacatcataggatgtaataaaactgtgtgcacacgtgacgggttgcacagcccacacgcgcgcgccgccgccgcccgcccggcccggccccggccccggccccggccccgtcgcccgacgcccggcgcccggccccggccccggccccgtcgcccgacgcccggccccggcccccggcgcccggccccggTCCCGTCCCCGTCCCCGTCACCCGACgcgcggccgtggacttggacttggatcttgacaattggtctttgggtggtctttgggcctaccctaggcCCACATCGACCCTTATCTTTTGGACCAACGAAAACTTGGTTCGAAGAAGACGAGGCCCAACCCGGTTGGGCCTACGCGCATGCACACGAAGCCCACTCGGGCGTGGCccgggaggacccttggtctcccaggaagcttccACATAATTGCAGGGCTGTTACACTTCTGTAACTGCCGTCGGAGGATTCATGGCAGGATTCAAACAGCAGGGCTGTTACGTCCGTTACTGCTGTAACCCCCGACACCTTATGAATACCATCAATGGTATTAatccccctattgatgtggtctgtgcctatatataggacagcctccatgcatcataGAACATCTGAAAACAAGCATTACACTCTTACTCTGCTGCACTCTGCATCGTAaaagttctgttctcgcctcgttccagttcgccggagctcgttggtgtgcggtgctgctacctacgagacgaagccgttttatctttggggacgacacgccaaaccgagagcactaccggggcgtatctcgtcttgcggaaagaggatcctcctcgactcggctgttTTTCCTGGTTTcgtttttattgtaatttcaattcagtttctcctttgtaatctcatctcctaCATTTCTGGTTTCATTGTACTACGCCCGCGAGCTTGTAAtccaacaaataaatcaattagTTATTTCGTGTGTTGTTATTTTCACGTTCATCATTAGTGTGGTCGCACTCGcacctcaaatgaattaattgagGTTTCTTTTAATCGGAtcgaataaataaattattcgaTAATGATTAATACAATGCTTTTTAACGTGTTCGTTCACATGTTTTGTACGTTTATAAGATATCGATCCACAAAATTCATGCGTTATTTATCACGCGCATCAgtatatcttttttttataaacctTATTTccaaaataagaagaaaattaGTCAAGAAAAACGTGTGATTCCACTTCCCATGCATTGTGATGATTTGTTTGCACTATCAATGGACAATGAAAAGAATCACCACAACAGGCCTCAATGTAATTCAGAAAACTTCAGGGGTGGAAAATAGTATTTTATCAAACTCAGGGGCGACAAatagaaattattatttctccTGCCCCAAAAATAGAGTACACTAGCGCTTTCCCTACGTGCCGTGGTCCCAATACAACGCACCTACTCCAACCAATCACAGCCGTGAAATCGCATCAAGATCCAACGGTGCGTATATCTCCACGTATCCGCCTCATCGGCCTTTGATTAATCGAACACGTTATGGCTCAAAACACCGCCACGCTCATCAGTTTAGCGCCGTCGGATTGAACTCGATCTGACGGATCCTGTAGCTCAGAGCTTCACTCTTTCCTTGTCTCTCCGCTTTCTCCAACATTTACGTCccgctttttttttcttctctctagAAGGCTGAGTCACCGAGTCACACCCTActacacttctctctctctctaaaacaattatttatttattttttcaaaaaaaaaatctctctctctctctctcttctgcgTAATTCTTGGCTGTGATTTTTATTAGTTGGAGGAAATGCAAGAGCAAGCCACGAGTTCTATCGCCGCCAGCTCTTTGCCTTCTAGCAGTGAGAGATCTTCTAGCTCTGCGCTTCACGCTGAAGCTAAGGAAGGTCTGTTTCGAAATTCTGATATTTGATTCTCAAAATTGAATCTTTTTTGGTGAAAGAGAATTTTGTGTTGCTGCATTACTGAGTTGGGTTGATTGTGATTCTGTTGAGTTCATTTGCTCTCTTTttgatttttcataaaaaaagtTTGATCTTTTTTGGTTTTCTCTAGAGCTCTTCCTTTTTGGGAGGTCGAATTTGAGCTTGCTGTAAATCGAGATTTCTCTTTTAATTTAGTAAGATCATAGCTTTATTAAGTGAAAAAGATTAAGATTTCTTAGGATTGACGTGCATTGGCGATTTTGGGAGTGTTTAGGAGATGGAGACACAATCTTGTTATGGATCATAGTATTGAATGACACTTTTTTGTACCATTTTGAGATTCAATCTTGAATTCATCTAAAAAAAGTTaataaaaattcaatcttgAGTTATGGTGAAGGCATGGAGAGTGATGATGAGATCAGAAGGGTGCCGGAGATGGGGGCGGAGGCCGCCGGCACGACAACTTCCGGCCGCGACGGGGCTTCGTTGGCGGGGCCCGCGCAGCCGTCGGCCGGGGGCTCGAAGAGGAGGGGGAGGAGCCCGGCTGACAAGGAAAACAAGAGGTTAAAAAGGTATGTGTGAGTTAGGCCTATCCTTATCCAATTATATCCAGCCATGTCATCGCTTGTCCGAAGATATTCTTTGGGTCCCCTCAAAACTAGGTTGAGTATATTGTGATTGAAAACGGACTAGTCATGCATTTGGGGCTGCTTATTACATGCTTGGAGCTTAGGAAGTGTTTTGTCTTGGTGTTGGTGGTTACATGTCAAGTGCATTTTGGTAAattgtgtttatttatttttttattttgaatcttTTTGGTGTAAGGTTGTTGAGGAACAGAGTTTCGGCGCAGCAAGCGAGGGAGAGGAAGAAGGCGTATTTGATCGATTTGGAGGCTCGAGTTAAGGAGTTGGAGACTAAGAATGCTGAGCTTGAGGAGAGGCTCTCCACTTTGCAGAATGAGAACCAAATGCTCAGACAGGTATGTTACAAGTCCTTCAAGTTATTTTCAAGAATTTCGTGCTACAATTTTGAGCTCGTGAGTGTATCATCGCGGCATGAAAACCTAGTGTGGTTAGAGTTGATTTTGTTACTTTGTTTGTTTGAAGTAATTCTTGCAAGTTTGAAATAAGGCCTTCAATCTTGATGGATTAATATTTGTTGCCTTGTGTGATATTATTCTTGTTTTCTGCTCAAAATGTGATACTTGAATGATAAGATAGCTTATCAAATTGTAATATATCGCGTAGACATTGCACTAAGCTCGTTTCTATTACCTTCCGTTTACTTGTTTTCTGCGACTACATTAGCCTAACGCGAATGGAACTACTCACTTTTGAAGTTGAGACTTGAGATGAATTGTTCCTTTGCCTATAGTTTTCCATTTTTTCATGTCATTCTCTGCGTGACTCAAAATTCTTGATGCCAAAATGTCGAAAATTGCTAGGTAGGAAGCATTTTAATTGCTAAAGATCCTATGTATACTTAAATTCGACACAAACTATAAACTTATCCCTCGATTATCATAATGTAGCTGATCTCTCACCCGACTCCTTAGTATTGTCTAGACGATAGAGGATTTGTTTTTAGTTCCTTTCACGGTTATGGTTTTGTGCGGTCTTGCTCCTAAACTGCTTGCATTTTGCAGATACTGAAGAACACAACTACTGGCCCGCAAGAGGGAAGAAAGTAGGTATGCATTTTTTCGGATGTTGGATGTGTATAAGAATGAGTGTGAGGGCGACAAAGAGTCCCTTTAAGGCGAGCTGTGTTGGTGTCGCGTTGAGAATGGGTTGCTTTTATCGACGTGCTAGCTTCTTCTCGCGTTGATGATTGTATGTTGTAGGATGATCAATTAGCTGCTGGTAGAGCTAGAGTTGTTAGTATTGTAATGGTAGATGGATAAGCTTGCTATAGAGGGGATGAAATAGGTTGTTTTCTATCTTCCCTTACCTTACCTACCAAATTCAAGAAATTAGGGTTCTTGATGGTAGTGTAGTATTTTTATCACACACACTTGTGTGTGTTTATGTGATGAATGTGTGAGTATTATATTTGATGTATTTCATCAGTTGGATGCATATGCAAGATGAGGGTGATAGGTCTTagatttatttgattaattaatagtatgtaaaaaaaaatctcaagtGACTGTAGCAACGAGTTAGTTGATCATTTGACTCCCTTTGgaattaattgaatattaaaatatactcttttaatataaagatataaaaatatacttttaaaaattcaaatatagcgcaccaaattttaattcaatactCTCTAAACAATAGTCCATTTTTGCTATCTATGTCACTGTATATTagctttaatatattaatttaattacttaCTAGCTtcaatatatcaatttatttacttattttatcATACGGTGGATTTGTTTTTTcacttatatataattaattgattattattaatgttattttttaggtgagatatttttcatattggctTCTTAATATTGAATAAGTAATATATTTTCGCCTTTGGCCTCAAAAAAAGAATAACAtatcttttttaaaaaatatattgaatgTCTAGAatgttgaatttttaaaaaagaaataaatatgtCGACGCGAGTTCAAAACTATCTAATTTTCTCGAAACTCTATCCATATATATTTGTGTGAGATGATTGAGATCACACCCTTTACATGGGAAGATGAACAAATAAATGCTTTGctccaaaaattaattaagtataGATTTCCACCTCCATAAAATTGCTATTACATGCTATATAGAATTTATAATTCTATAAATGTTTGTTCATCTAACTTGACATATAAATACTAACATATCTAGTTATGAATGCATCAAGAATATAGTaagaataatattatataataatatatcgGCTAAAAATTTATTGGATAATAGAAATAGAAAGTTCATTAGACAATAGTAAATATATTTTGGAGGGAAAATGATATTTCTTGTAAACTTTGCGACATTTGACTGTTATATACGTAATAGGTTTGTTTTGCTTCGGACCATcgttaattcttttttatttgataCCATGCACATTTCTAAGATTTTACAAGACGAAATGAAAAGTTAATTATTAaagacaaaattaaaatatgataatAAAGTGCAGTTTAATTAATAAGATCAGAGATAGATTTAAGATTTGTCAATGGAAGAATTGAAATTTATTGAAGTATGGAATTTGAAGGTATTGCGCGGGAGCTTGGACCGTAAATATATACATCTACACATCTTTATCAATATTTTGTGAAGAAACGAAACATATTTTCCATGAAAAAAATCGGAATATtacaatatttaattttagCAACGCAGTTGTGCACCGTCAAATCCGAATGTTTGTGTGAGAAGCCATCGACAATTACCGTTAAATGTCATGAGTCATGACAAACATGGCTCAACATTCTGGGGTGGAGTGAATAGTCATGCTATATAAACAAtgattttgatttaattgtaaCAACTTAATTCATGCTTCTCGACGCAAATATTCTTGTAATTATTTTATACTGTGATTAGGGATACAATTcatgaatttaaaaaatgaaagtaattatataaaatatatttcctCTCTCCTATTAAAAATGTAGTCTCATTATAAATAGCACATTCCTTTTTTTggtagtatatattttttaatcttcgtgTTCAGAAGTAATGGAAAATTTGTAATGACACGGACACGGAGGGATGATTAAGTAAAACCTCTGAAATAACCTTAACAGTCTACCGGCTCAGCCGGTTAAAAATcctaattaaataaaagctTATTAATTAATGAAGATATCAAAAGACTGCTTATGTGTTAAATGAAGTgtaactgaagactgaagagagagtgagagagagtgatggCCGATTGATCGATTCTAAGGATCAGTGGCAATGCCCTATTCTTTCGGGAAAAATATTTCATTGTAATATTTGGCGTGAAGATTTttattcaacaaaaataaagcTCATAATTTTAAAGAAATTCAGTCTTATACTATTATTTGAAAGTAAGATACATGGAGGCAAATGCAGGACTGGTGGCTGGATCGCACAAGAGGAATGAGCTTGTCAGAATTCGCCAAGATTCTGATAGTGGGGTATGCCATTTCTACTCTTGTGAATGTGCATTTGGAATTAGTTCTTGATTAATTTGAttgagctttttttttttttttttttttgtggatttGGATCTGATTGCTGATAGTGTAGAAGTGCTTTTGAATGCAAAAGTTTTGATCTTGATGTGGATTGGTAAATGGGATGTGATTAGTTTAGCTGGAGCTGCCTTTGAGTGTTTCATGTGCTGGTTGTCTGCATGTAATTTGTGTTTAAATCAATATTTTGCTTTTTTGATGAATTTAGGAAGTCATGTTTATTGCTGTTGAATGTTGATCTCACTCTAATTGTCTTTGCTGAAGAtctattttctcatttttgggGAAAAAAGTGACGCTATAAACTAATTTAACTGAAAATGTAAAATCTTAGAGGTTAAATGTATGGTAATTTGATTGTAACTGCAAATTCTGAtctattttatttcaaataaaataatggaAGGGATCAtgatgagagaaaaaaaaaatctggaaACCTATAAACTGATTTGATTTGTATTCCACATGATGCAGGCAAAGCCCTTGAAGAATAATGGCCAGATATGCCAAATATGTGGAGATACTGTTGGAGTGACTGCGGCCGGCGACTTATTTGTCGCCTGCAACGAATGTGCTTTTCCAGTTTGCCGAGCTTGTTATGAGTACGAGCGGAAAGATGGAAACCAGTCGTGCCCCCAGTGTAAGACTAGGTACAAGAGGCACCAAGGTCAGTCTGCTGCTATGCATAATTTGCCTTCTGTTTTGGATTTTTATGTATTTCCGCTAATCACTTATGTCTCTTAGGGTGCCCGAGGGTTGAAGGTGATGACGAAGAGGATGATATCGATGATCTGGAGAATGAGCTTAGTTATACGCAAGGAAAACTCAAGGCTAGATCTCAATGGCACGGAGACGATGCTGAGCTATCTGCATCTTCTAGACGTGAATCCCAGCGACCGATCCCTCTTCTTACCAACGGGCAGTCAGTAAGTCATACTCATTCTTGGTACAGTGTTATTCACCTCATACTAGTGAAATATTGTGGAGCTGCAACTGACGATATCCAATTCAGAAAGACTAGCATTCGTTATTCGTTCGTTATTTTCATGTCCGGAAGGGAAAGATCACATACTGTTGCAGATAGAGTTTATCATACAAGATCGGAAACGAGTCTGCAGCCGCTTTGtttgttatttcttttgttagcatattatgttttagtccatTGTAAGTTTGGGCTGCTAGTTCCTACGTGGATTTAGCAAGCCCTTTTATCCTTAAGCTTCTCTTGGAAGCTACTATTGACTTCCCATGGAAGTCAAGCTATGAAATAAAAGAAGTCTTTCTCTTTCAGAAAGACTTGTGTAGGATTTTGGCTGGAAATTTAGCGGCACTGATTGCCGTTTGAACAGAGAGAGTTCCTCTTCTGTTGTAGTTTATCCTTTAATTATCTATATAATTCCTCTTGGTTTGGTATTTGTGTTCGTATTCTCTTTACTTCTATCATATACTTTCTACTTTCAACTGATCAGGCGAGGCTTGTCACGTGCATCATCATATCTTCAAAGGAACATAGGATTATATTGACAACGATTATCACATGCCAATTATGTGTATCATCTAGTGTCTTACAATGCTCATATTTTAGAAATTTGTTTGCTTGATTTACAGAAAATGCATAAGTTTGTGCTCATCTTCTTGCGCATGATTGATAGGTATCCGGTGAGATTCCTCCTTCTACGCAAGACACACATTCTGTCAGAAGTATCTCGGGACCTTTGGGAACGGGAGACCGCATTCACTCCCTTCCTTATGTTGATCCACGGCAGCCAGGTATATTATTTATGCATCTGATTTTCATCAGCTAATAAGCCTAGGCTTTTACCCGATTTTTTTTAGGAGGCAACTTACAAGTGTTGGTTCTTGCAGTTCCTGTCAGAATCGTTGACCCTTCCAAAGACTTAAACTCTTATGGACTTGGAAATGTTGATTGGAAGGAGAGGATCGAAGGTTGGAAACTAAAACAGGATAAGAATATGGGACAGACGACAAACAGATACGCTGAAGGGAAAGGAGACATTGAGGGCACAGGTTCAAACGCAGACGAACTTCCAATGTAACAATCAAAAACTTTGCTATTTTCCCATAATGTGAAAAGTAATGAAACGAATGTATAATTTTTGGCATGCTGTGAAAATTGTTGAATATTACAGATTGATCTGTCTTGTTGACTAGACATGCTAATAATTTGTATTGCTGGCAGGGCTGGTGATATTCGCCAACCTATGAGCCGTGTCGTGCCCATTTCTTCTTCTCATATTACTCCTTATCGTGTTGTAATCATCCTTCGGCTGATCATCTTGGGGTTTTTCTTGCAATACCGTTGTACTCATCCGGTGAAAGATGCGTATCCTTTGTGGCTTACATCAGTTATCTGTGAGGTTTGGTTTGCCTTCTCCTGGCTTTTGGATCAGTTTCCAAAGTGGTATCCTGTTAACCGCGAGACCTTTCTTGAAAGACTAGCGTTAAGGTTAGTCGTTTCATCCACTCTTGAACTCTAATGTTTTTGCAAGTTTCGATAATTCAGATGAACAAGAACTTACAGAGTTACTTCTTATTTCTTGTCAGATATGAGAGAGAAGGCGAGCCTTCCCAGTTAGCGCCGGTTGACGTGTTTGTGAGTACAGTCGACCCCATGAAAGAGCCTCCCCTCGTAACTGCTAACACCGTGTTGTCCATCCTTTCTGTGGATTACCCTGTAGACAAGGTCTCGTGTTATGTCTCCGATGATGGTGCAGCAATGCTGACTTTTGAAGCCCTCTCTGAAACCGCGGAATTCGCCAGAAAGTGGGTGCCTTTCTGTAAGAAGCACCATATCGAGCCTAGGGCCCCCGAATTCTACTTTGCACAGAAGATAGATTACCTCAAGGACAAGATTCAGCCTTCTTTTGTGAAAGAGCGCAGAACAATGAAGGTGAACGGCATACTGCTTAACGTCTAGTGTTTGAAACGTTcccttttatttcttttttgatgTCACATATTGTCGGCATATCACATTTGGACTCGATGGAAACATTTAAGTTATTCACAGCTTAATGTTAGCCGTCATAAAACCTAACATCATGCATCTGGATTTGAAGGATGCTATTGAAGCTTGTGTTTTTAAGATAGCTTTAAGAGGAAACGTTTGAGTTTAATTTATTGTTGATATATAATTTTAACCATCCTTTTTATGCAGAGAGAATATGAAGAATTTAAGGTACGAATCAATGCTCTCGTTGCTAAGGCTCAAAAGATGCCTGAAGAAGGGTGGGCGATGCAAGATGGAACACCTTGGCCCGGTAATAACACACGTGATCATCCCGGAATGATccaggtatttttttttttttgcagtatTCCTTCTCCGATTAATTCGTTTTCTAATTCTTCAATCTGCTGTTTCGATTAACAGGTCTTTCTGGGGCACAGTGGCGGCCTTGACACTGATGGGAACGAGCTGCCTCGACTGGTTTATGTTTCTCGTGAGAAGCGTCCGGGATTCCAACATCACAAGAAAGCTGGGGCTATGAATGCTTTGGTAAGTGATCTATGTGCTAAAATATTTCGTAGCAATCGTTGGTTACAAGCTGTTGGTTTGAAATATAGCTCTGCCTCGTGTACGTGGTATCTTCTAGTCGACATGTTTCCTTCTGATATTGTATATGTTTATGTGCCTCAGATTCGCGTCTCAGCTGTCCTCACGAACGGAGCATATCTTTTGAACGTTGATTGCGATCACTACTTCAACAACAGCAAAGCTGTTAAAGAAGCCATGTGTTTCATGATGGACCCTGCTTACGGAAAGAAGACTTGCTATGTGCAGTTCCCACAGCGTTTTGACGGCATTGATTTACACGACAGATACGCCAACAGGAATATCGTCTTTTTTGATGTATGCATCACTTGATCTCGCACATATCTGTGTATGCTCATTACTAAAGCATGATGTTCGTCGCTGCAGATCAATTTGAAAGGACTGGATGGCCTT
It contains:
- the LOC130995238 gene encoding cellulose synthase A catalytic subunit 1 [UDP-forming] isoform X1; amino-acid sequence: MEANAGLVAGSHKRNELVRIRQDSDSGAKPLKNNGQICQICGDTVGVTAAGDLFVACNECAFPVCRACYEYERKDGNQSCPQCKTRYKRHQGCPRVEGDDEEDDIDDLENELSYTQGKLKARSQWHGDDAELSASSRRESQRPIPLLTNGQSVSGEIPPSTQDTHSVRSISGPLGTGDRIHSLPYVDPRQPVPVRIVDPSKDLNSYGLGNVDWKERIEGWKLKQDKNMGQTTNRYAEGKGDIEGTGSNADELPMAGDIRQPMSRVVPISSSHITPYRVVIILRLIILGFFLQYRCTHPVKDAYPLWLTSVICEVWFAFSWLLDQFPKWYPVNRETFLERLALRYEREGEPSQLAPVDVFVSTVDPMKEPPLVTANTVLSILSVDYPVDKVSCYVSDDGAAMLTFEALSETAEFARKWVPFCKKHHIEPRAPEFYFAQKIDYLKDKIQPSFVKERRTMKREYEEFKVRINALVAKAQKMPEEGWAMQDGTPWPGNNTRDHPGMIQVFLGHSGGLDTDGNELPRLVYVSREKRPGFQHHKKAGAMNALIRVSAVLTNGAYLLNVDCDHYFNNSKAVKEAMCFMMDPAYGKKTCYVQFPQRFDGIDLHDRYANRNIVFFDINLKGLDGLQGPVYVGTGCCFNRQALYGYDPVLTEADLQPNIIVKSCCGSRKKGKRANKKYIDKNRAVKRTESNTPMCNMDDVEEGMEGYDYEKSLLMSQKSLEKRFGQSPVFIAATFMEMGGIPPSTNPATLLKEAIHVISCGFEDKTEWGKEIGWIYGSVTEDILTGFKMHARGWISIYCMPPRPAFKGSAPINLSDRLNQVLRWALGSIEILLSRHCPIWYGYNGKLQLLERLAYINTIVYPLTSIPLLAYCILPAICLLTNKFIIPEISNFASMWFILLFMSIFATGILEMRWGGVSVEDWWRNEQFWVIGGTSAHLFAVFQGLLKVLAGIDTNFTVTSKASDEDGDFAELYVFKWTSLIIPPTTVLLVNMVGIVAGVSYAVNSGYQSWGPLFGKLFFAIWVIVHLYPFLKGLMGRQNRTPTIVIVWSILLASIFSLLWVRIDPFTSEATKRAAQGQCGINC
- the LOC130995237 gene encoding transcription factor HY5 isoform X2, with the protein product MQEQATSSIAASSLPSSSERSSSSALHAEAKEGMESDDEIRRVPEMGAEAAGTTTSGRDGASLAGPAQPSAGGSKRRGRSPADKENKRLKRLLRNRVSAQQARERKKAYLIDLEARVKELETKNAELEERLSTLQNENQMLRQILKNTTTGPQEGRK
- the LOC130995237 gene encoding transcription factor HY5 isoform X1, whose translation is MQEQATSSIAASSLPSSSERSSSSALHAEAKEGMESDDEIRRVPEMGAEAAGTTTSGRDGASLAGPAQPSAGGSKRRGRSPADKENKRLKRLLRNRVSAQQARERKKAYLIDLEARVKELETKNAELEERLSTLQNENQMLRQVCYKSFKLFSRISCYNFELVSVSSRHENLVWLELILLLCLFEVILASLK